One window of Acropora palmata chromosome 1, jaAcrPala1.3, whole genome shotgun sequence genomic DNA carries:
- the LOC141895480 gene encoding uromodulin-like has translation MMITGGTFWLLCIIAGVAMPQSQISRAETAPSYAGVGCYKDFIPRAMNRLANFRKPSDSPLDWNDLEKSVVKKCAQKAMQTGYNFFGVQFFGECYGGAGQYDKYGPSTNCVWLSGAYVGKHWANYVYMLTGNECMNFTKLTGSKRSRRYKYNNPSERPLCDTFPYESWLHTWYRFDGASGKAMANTCVEYDHCGTRQPGWFNGNLPDVKDGIQKGYVCFNDRGSCCQSWLTIDVRNCGSFFVYKLPQTKACYKAYCGDGKK, from the exons ATGATGATCACCGGAGGAACATTCTGGCTCTTGTGCATAATTGCAGGCGTAGCCATGCCACAAAGTCAGATTAGCAGAGCTGAAA ctGCTCCAAGTTATGCTGGAGTCGGTTGCTACAAAGATTTCATTCCGCGAGCCATGAATCGTCTCGCAAACTTTCGCAAACCATCAGATTCTCCCTTGGATTGGAATGACTTGGAAAAATCAGTGGTGAAGAAATGTGCCCAAAAG GCAATGCAGACCGGTTACAATTTCTTTGGAGTACAATTTTTTGGTGAATGTTATGGTGGTGCTGGTCAATATGACAAGTACGGACCATCAACGAACTGTGTATGGTTGAGTGGAGCGTATGTAGGGAAACACTGGGCAAACTATGTGTATATGCTGACTGGAAACG AATGTATGAACTTCACGAAACTGACAGGTTCCAAAAGGTCACGAAGATATAAGTATAATAATCCATCTGAACGGCCGTTGTGCGACACCTTCCCGTACGAAAGCTGGTTGCACACATGGTACAG ATTCGATGGTGCTTCTGGAAAAGCTATGGCTAATACGTGCGTTGAGTACGATCACTGTGGGACGAGACAACCAGGCTGGTTTAATGGGAACCTACCTGACGTTAAAGATGGAATACAAAAAGGATATGTCTGCTTCAATGACAGAGGCAGCTGCTGTCAATCATGGCTTACCATTGACGTCCGCAATTGTGGAAGTTTCTTCGTTTACAAATTACCTCAGACAAAAGCTTGTTATAAGGCTTACTGCGGAGATG GTAAGAAGTAA